The window TTGTAAGTCTTCCTTTGTAAGTGGCTCTGCTTCTGTTCGTGACGTCTTTTGTATACCGTTACGTTCTGCTATTCTCCTTAAAACCTTTGCTATCTCATCATTCTCTCTTAATGCCTCTAATGAAAGACGAATCTTACTATATTGCCGAGACTCCATCCATAGCGGATTGTTATCTTCTAATACTTGTGTAATATTAGTTTCTGTCTTGATGAGAACTTGGTCTTTCAGATACTTTAATTTGCGTATCTTCTTATAAAGCTGATTCTGTTGGTCTATTTGATTGATATAGACAATAATCTGCCTATCTATCTCCATCAGTGCATGATAGGCTTCAACGAAATCGTGTCTTACATTGCTACAAGTCTTAGCCATGTGTGGGTCATTGGCCATAATGAAGAAAGCTTGCTCATTGTCCATTAGCTTTTCACATTCACGTATCATCGAACGTATGCTATGACTTTTCTCATCAAGATTCTGGAGTTTCGTTTTCTTGTTGAGATAGTTGGGCTCTTGCTTATAGGTGTTGTCCATGTTTCGTTTCAAGTCTACCACATTTTTCAACGTTCTAAAGCCAGTCTTCTTCAAGAGTTGACGCACACTATCTTGGTAGTTAGCTTTCCGATTTACGTTTGTCTCTTGTAGAAAATAAGTGATATGCTCCTTTAGTGTGTTGATACATTCCTGCACACTTAACACACTTATTTCCTCATTCACGTTCAGTACCTCCTCGAAGAAATTAAGATAGTCGCTCTCTATTTCAAGAGAATTGCCAGTTTCTACTACTACACCATAGTCAATGAGCCTACTTAGTCGGCTCTCATTCCCGCCAACTAACTCCAGTGCTATTCCTTTGGGGAACTTTATCAGCTTTCGCTTCTCAAACATCTCACTCAGTAGCCTTTGTTCGCGTGAGAGTGTTTTAGTTAGCTCTTCTATTGTTCTAAAGTGTGACAGTATGTCCATGGGCTTGTTTTATATATCAAGAGTATGATAGTCTTTAACATTATTATTGAATAAGGTGGGATTAAGCAAGATTTCTTAATACATCAGTTTTGTGTGGATAAGAATCCGTTTGCTTTTAGACCAGCATCTTATACTTTAGGTATTAAAACAGATACAAATATAATAATTACTTTCGAACAACGTTGCTTATTACTGATAAAATCTGAGTAACTTATGGTAAACACACCATGTATATGTCTTTTTATCGGTATCTTCGTGTGAAATAGATAGTAATAGATGAACTTATATACATCTTTCTCTTATTGTGCGGGTGCTCCGCACATGTGGTGCGGGGGCTTAACACCATACGTGCGGAGGCTTAGCACCACACAAGTTTATGGTAAGGATAAAGGTAACTTATCGTCGAGAAGTATGCAAAAGGTAGCTGATTAGTATGAGTTTCTATGTGAATAGGAGGACGTAAGCGTATGATAAATAGAATTTTATATAGTGAAGGCTTTTCTTTCTGTTTAATGTAGGTTATATAAAAAAGCCGCACTTAGTCACAAACGTAACTAAGTGCGGATATGTATTTGTTTTTCTTTTGATTCTCTGTCAGTGATAATCAATATTACCTTAACTTCTTACTCATTCTTCCGTCAGGTGTCACTCTCAGTTCGATAACGTATGTTGTGTCGGCATCAGGGATTCCGATAATAACATAGTAGTAGAGTGCTTTGGCATCAGCATGGGTAAAATACATCTTGCGTAGAATGCTGCGAGAGAGGAAACTCTTAGGGATAAGTGACTGGAACTCCTGCTTGCGGAAGTCATGAGCAAAGACAGGCGTACCATGATTGTACAATCTCAGTGATGCAACATTATCAAGGTAGATGTTGTCAACTTCTACTCCGTTATCGTTATAAGTTGATTTTACCACCTTGTCAGAGGTCGTTTGTACATGAACTTTACTCTGGAAATAACCTAAGTCTGTACGGATAACGGTATCTTGTGACTGCTCCAAGAAGGTGTTCATAGCATATACATGATAGTTAAAGGCTGAATAGAGTGATTTATCATTACTCTTTATCAACTTTACTTCATCACCATTTTGGTTGGCAAATTTCAGTAGGTGTGCCGCCTGCTTTTCTATTTTATAGCCATGAATGTTTTGACCTTGCAGGTAGATAGTGTCTTGATAAATCCAGAAGCGTACTGGCATACTCGCAGAGTCTGGGTAGAAGATGCTATCTCCCTTTACCAACATGGCAGGGTCACTGTTCTCGCCATTGGTCCATAAACCTTGCAACATCTCTTTTGCTTGCTTGTCCTCGTGTTGCTGTTGATAATCAGCTCCACGATTGCGACAAGCCGTCAAAAGAACCAGTAACGTTAATATGCAAACAATTAACTTCTGTTTCATCTTTACTGATACATAGTCGAACGCTTCGATAGTTCGTTCGTAATTAAATGTTTTATGCTGGATGCTACTTTAAGGCATCCTATTTTGAAAATATATCTTTTGTTTATTCAAACACCTTTACGTCCTTCAAAGCCAACCCCTTATTAAGGTCTTTGTCTGAAAGTACGACATCCTTCACGTCGATAGGCCACTTAACACCTACAGTCTCATCATTCCAACGGAGGCTCGCCTCTGTCTGTGGAGAGTAGACATTATCTACCTTATAAGTAAAAATAGCCTCGTCAGAAAGAACAAGGAAACCATGTGCAAAGCCACGTGGTACGAAGAACTGACGCTTGTTGTCCTCAGATAGTTCAACCATAACATACTTGCCGAATGTAGGTGAACTCTTGCGAAGGTCAACAGCAACGTCAACTACCTTACCCTTGATGACACGCACTAACTTAGCTTGTGCGGTATCGCCCTCTTGATAATGTAATCCACGCAGAACGCCATAGCTTGATTTAGACTCGTTGTCCTGTATGAAATCAACATGATAACCAATGTGTTTGTCGAATTCAGCCTGCTTGAAAGACTCGAAGAAATAGCCTCTATCGTCATTGAATACCTTAGGTTCGATAATCCAAACACCATCAATTTCTGTCTTAATAAACTCCATAAATTTTATTTTTAGTTCTTATTGCAAAGATAGTAAGTTTTATCGATTATCGGAAGGATTATTCCCTTTTTCATTATTCAAATAAGAATTTAACGTTGGGGACTTGCCACTTCCAAATAAAATAATTAAATTTGCAAACGTGATAAAACTCGACCGACATATAGAGATCCTTCTGTTGGAGAATGACTGTGTCATTGTCCCAGGCTTAGGTGGCTTTGTTGCCCATCATGTTTCAGCAAGATATGATGAGCAGGAAGGCTTGTTCCTGCCACCTTATCGTACGCTTGGCTTTAATGCACAGCTTAAAATGAATGACTCTTTGTTGGTGCAATCTTACGTAGATGCCTACGATTTAAGCTATCCTGAAGCTTTGCGACAGATAGAGAATGAGGTTGATGAGATTTATCAAACATTAGATGAAGAAGGCTTATTTGAACTAAATGATCTTGGAAGTCTTTCAAGAAATAGCGATGGTAACTTAGAGTTCGAACCTTTTGAAAGTGGAATTCTTACGCCATTATATTATGGTTTGAGTAGCTTTAACTTCACTAAGTTTGTTGCAGAAAAGCAGACTGCATCTCCAACGATAGAGGTTAAGACGCAAAAGCAGGGTTTAGTCTTTGTTGATGACTCTGATACAGCAAACAAACGTCTCAGTATCAGTATGCGTGCAGTACGCAATACAGCTGCAGCTGCAGTCTTCCTTACTGCGGTCTTCCTTGTTGCTTTCCCTGGTTCTAATCGTAAGGGTGTAAGTGATAAGCAGCAAATCAAGAGCGGAGTTCTTTATAATATCTTTGATTCTGACGACACGTCGAATGCTACTAAGCAGCTTAATACATTAACACCAGCAAGTCAGGTGTCAGGTGTAAAGCCCCAACAGACAACTCCTACTAATTCTTCTCATTATTGGGCAATTGTTATGGCAAGTCACGTAACAGAGAGTAATGCGCGTGCTTTTGTTCATCGGTTGCACAAGAGTGGACTTACTGATGCTCGTGTTTATGAGGGTGCTGAAAGTATAAAGGTTCTTTATGGCTATTTCTCAAGTCAGAAGGAAGCTTATGAAAAGATGAAGTTTATCAATAAAACTACTGAATTTAAGGAAGCTTGGGTGATAGAGATAGGAAAGTAAGACTGATTCTAATGCCTGCAAAGGATATGACTCGTTTACTTTTTTTCGTATAGAATCCAATACAATAAAGTTAAGAGCAAAGGTTTTTCATAGTTTGTGTATGTTTAGCCTTATTTGTTACTCCATGAGAGCCTCTTTATCCTCGTCTGAGGTGAGGGGCATTTTTATTAAAATTACTTTTATTATATGAAGCGTGTAAGATGTCCGAAGTGTGATAACTTCATAACTTTCGACGAAACAAAATATAAGTCTGGACAACGTCTTGTCTTTCAGTGTCCTCAATGTAGTAAAGAGTTTGGAATCCGTATAGGTGTTTCTAAACTTCGCAAGACACAAAAAGAGGAAAACGATGCTCCTATTGATGAAGCGTCAGAAGGCAAGTATGGCTCTCTTCATGTGATTGAAAATGTATTCCATTTTCGTCAGGTAATCCCACTGCAGATGGGTGAGAATGTTATCGGACGTTATATGAAGGGGAATCCAATTAACTGTCCGATTGAGACAGTTGACCCAAGTGTCGACATGACTCATTGCTCTATTACTGTCAGCAAGAATAAGCAAGGAAAGTTACAATATGTATTGCGTGATGGACCATCTTATACAGGTACGTTTGTTGATAACGTGATTCTTGGTGACCGTGAGCGTCGTGTTATAGAAGGTGGTACGCTCTTTACGATTGGTGCAACAAGTATTATTCTTCATACTCCAGATGAAGATTAAGTTGTGAAAATACTTTACAATGATTGGGGTAATTTACTCCTAAAAGTCTAAGAACGTACGTCTTTTTATCGACTTTGTAACTATCAGTATGTCAGTTTGTTGTAAACTCGTATTCTTAAAGGTGCTTAATAAGGGTTCAAAAGGGCGTTAGTTGGACTTCAAAAGGGCATCTTTTAGAAGCCAATATATGCCTAATTCGGATGCAATTAAGCGTTAACAAAAAATGAATTTCTGATTTTTTATTACAAAAGACTTGAGTGTGGAGTTTTTGTAAAATAATAAAGCCAGCTTTTACAGATACGTAAAAGCTGGCTTTATTATTTTATTTATGGACTTACTTGCCAGTCATGACACCTTCTATATACAGACGGGTCATTTCAACTTTTCCATTTGTACGTACGGTAATACTCTTCTTGAAGTGTCCTGGGAACTTACCTGTTCCGTTATAAGTCACGTCAATCGTACCTTTCTGACCTGGTGCAATCGGTTTCTTGTCATAGTTAGGAATGGTACATCCACAACTTGCAACAATCTGATTAATCACCAATGGGGCTTTACCAACATTTGTAAATGTGAATGTTGTTTTGTGCACTGGGTTGTCGTCAGAGAAAGTACCGAAGTCGTAAGTTACCTTATCAAATTTAATTTCTGCCTGATTCTGTGCTACTGCGAATGTCAATCCGAAAACTAACATCACTGTCATTAATAAGAACTTTTTCATGTCGTCTTTGTTTAATTGATATTTATTAAGTTCGATGCAAAAGTAATCAGAAAGTTTATAGTTTCACTAAAAATTCACAATAATTAAGGAGATATTGTTATTTTAACTCATTTCTGCCTATTGTCTTAACAATAAAAGGTGTAGAACTTTCTTTATATTTTTATAAGGTGTTTCCCATTTTTAATTTAAAGTTCGTATCTTTGCAGGAGATTATTTAAACCTAACAATTGGAAGATGATTTTCCTTTTTGTTAATTGCAGAAGCAAAATATAATAAACATATAATAAGGTATGTATAGAACAAATACTTGTGGAGAGCTGCGCCTTTCGGATGCAGGCAAAGAAGTAACCCTCGCTGGATGGGTACAGCGCGCACGTAAAATGGGAGGTATGACTTTTGTCGATCTTCGTGACCGCTATGGTATTACCCAGTTAGTTTTCAATGAGGCCGATAATGCAGACCTTTGTGGCGAAGCTAACAAGTTAGGACGTGAATATTGTATCCAAGTTAAGGGTGTTGTCAATGAGCGTCAGAGTAAGAATAACAAGATTCCAACAGGTGATATAGAAATTATTGCCAAGGAATTGAAGGTACTTAGCAGTTCTGAGACTCCTCCTTTTACAATTGAAGATAACACAGACGGTGGTGATGACCTCCGTATGAAATATCGCTATTTAGACCTTCGTCGTGAGGCTGTGCGTAAGAACATGGAATTACGTCACCGCATGACGATTCTTATTCGTAACTTCCTCGACTCTGCACAGTTTATGGAAGTTGAGACTCCTATCCTCATTGGTTCAACACCAGAGGGTGCACGTGACTTCGTTGTACCATCACGTATGAACCCAGGTCAGTTCTATGCGCTTCCACAGAGTCCACAGACATTGAAGCAGTTGTTGATGGTTGCAGGTTTTGATCGCTACTTCCAGATTGCTAAGTGTTTCCGTGATGAGGACTTACGTGCTGACCGTCAGCCAGAGTTTACACAGATTGACTGTGAGATGTCATTTGTTGATCAGGATGATGTTATCAATCTGTTCGAGGAGATGGCGCGTCATCTTTTCCGCGAGATTCGTGGTGTAGAGCTTCCTAAATTGGAGCAGATGAAGTGGCACGATGCTATGAAACGTTTTGGTTCTGATAAGCCAGACTTGCGTTTTGGCATGGAGTTCGTAGAGTTGATGGACGACTTGAAGGGTACAGGTTCTTTCTCTGTATTTGATGAGGCTGCTTATATCGGTGGTATTGTTGTGCCTGGTTGTGCTGAATATAGCCGCAAGCAACTCAACGAATTGACTGACTTTGTGAAGCGTCCTCAGGTAGGTGCTCAGGGCCTTGTATTTATCAAGTACAATGCAGATGGTACTATTAAGAGTTCTATCGATAAGTTCTATACAGAGGAGCAGTTGCTGAAAGTTAAGGAAACAACAGGTGCCAAGGATGGCGACCTTGTGCTGATTCTTTCTGGTGACAATGTTAGAAAGACACGTGTTCAACTCTGTTCTTTACGTCTTGAGATGGGTGATCGTTTAGGTCTTCGCGATAAGAACGTATTTAAGTGTCTATGGATTGTTGACTTCCCATTGTTTGAGTGGAGCGATGAAGAGCAGCGTTTGATGGCAACTCACCACCCATTTACTATGCCTCATCCTGATGATATCCAGTTGCTGGATGAGCATCCAGAGCAGGTTCGAGCAAAGGCATACGACTTTGTATGTAATGGTATTGAAGTTGGTGGTGGCTCACTTCGTATTCACGATACTCAGTTGCAGGAGAAGATGTTTGAGGTTCTCGGCTTTACACCAGAGAGTGCTAAGGCACAGTTTGGCTTCTTGATGAATGCTTTCAAGTATGGTGCACCACCTCATGCAGGTCTTGCTTTCGGTCTTGATCGCTTTGTTAGCATTATGGCTGGTCTCGATTCAATCCGTGACTGTATCGCATTCCCTAAGAATAATAGTGGCCGTGATGTCATGTTGGATGCTCCTTCGTTTATCG of the Prevotella melaninogenica genome contains:
- a CDS encoding DUF1573 domain-containing protein is translated as MKKFLLMTVMLVFGLTFAVAQNQAEIKFDKVTYDFGTFSDDNPVHKTTFTFTNVGKAPLVINQIVASCGCTIPNYDKKPIAPGQKGTIDVTYNGTGKFPGHFKKSITVRTNGKVEMTRLYIEGVMTGK
- a CDS encoding FHA domain-containing protein, with protein sequence MKRVRCPKCDNFITFDETKYKSGQRLVFQCPQCSKEFGIRIGVSKLRKTQKEENDAPIDEASEGKYGSLHVIENVFHFRQVIPLQMGENVIGRYMKGNPINCPIETVDPSVDMTHCSITVSKNKQGKLQYVLRDGPSYTGTFVDNVILGDRERRVIEGGTLFTIGATSIILHTPDED
- a CDS encoding SPOR domain-containing protein produces the protein MPLPNKIIKFANVIKLDRHIEILLLENDCVIVPGLGGFVAHHVSARYDEQEGLFLPPYRTLGFNAQLKMNDSLLVQSYVDAYDLSYPEALRQIENEVDEIYQTLDEEGLFELNDLGSLSRNSDGNLEFEPFESGILTPLYYGLSSFNFTKFVAEKQTASPTIEVKTQKQGLVFVDDSDTANKRLSISMRAVRNTAAAAVFLTAVFLVAFPGSNRKGVSDKQQIKSGVLYNIFDSDDTSNATKQLNTLTPASQVSGVKPQQTTPTNSSHYWAIVMASHVTESNARAFVHRLHKSGLTDARVYEGAESIKVLYGYFSSQKEAYEKMKFINKTTEFKEAWVIEIGK
- the aspS gene encoding aspartate--tRNA ligase produces the protein MYRTNTCGELRLSDAGKEVTLAGWVQRARKMGGMTFVDLRDRYGITQLVFNEADNADLCGEANKLGREYCIQVKGVVNERQSKNNKIPTGDIEIIAKELKVLSSSETPPFTIEDNTDGGDDLRMKYRYLDLRREAVRKNMELRHRMTILIRNFLDSAQFMEVETPILIGSTPEGARDFVVPSRMNPGQFYALPQSPQTLKQLLMVAGFDRYFQIAKCFRDEDLRADRQPEFTQIDCEMSFVDQDDVINLFEEMARHLFREIRGVELPKLEQMKWHDAMKRFGSDKPDLRFGMEFVELMDDLKGTGSFSVFDEAAYIGGIVVPGCAEYSRKQLNELTDFVKRPQVGAQGLVFIKYNADGTIKSSIDKFYTEEQLLKVKETTGAKDGDLVLILSGDNVRKTRVQLCSLRLEMGDRLGLRDKNVFKCLWIVDFPLFEWSDEEQRLMATHHPFTMPHPDDIQLLDEHPEQVRAKAYDFVCNGIEVGGGSLRIHDTQLQEKMFEVLGFTPESAKAQFGFLMNAFKYGAPPHAGLAFGLDRFVSIMAGLDSIRDCIAFPKNNSGRDVMLDAPSFIDQKQLDELEIKLDLKA
- the rfbC gene encoding dTDP-4-dehydrorhamnose 3,5-epimerase: MEFIKTEIDGVWIIEPKVFNDDRGYFFESFKQAEFDKHIGYHVDFIQDNESKSSYGVLRGLHYQEGDTAQAKLVRVIKGKVVDVAVDLRKSSPTFGKYVMVELSEDNKRQFFVPRGFAHGFLVLSDEAIFTYKVDNVYSPQTEASLRWNDETVGVKWPIDVKDVVLSDKDLNKGLALKDVKVFE
- a CDS encoding DUF4738 domain-containing protein yields the protein MKQKLIVCILTLLVLLTACRNRGADYQQQHEDKQAKEMLQGLWTNGENSDPAMLVKGDSIFYPDSASMPVRFWIYQDTIYLQGQNIHGYKIEKQAAHLLKFANQNGDEVKLIKSNDKSLYSAFNYHVYAMNTFLEQSQDTVIRTDLGYFQSKVHVQTTSDKVVKSTYNDNGVEVDNIYLDNVASLRLYNHGTPVFAHDFRKQEFQSLIPKSFLSRSILRKMYFTHADAKALYYYVIIGIPDADTTYVIELRVTPDGRMSKKLR